In Kiritimatiellia bacterium, the genomic window CGTGACATCGGAATCTGGATGTTTGCGGTTATCGCCGTAACGGGCTGACCGTTGACGACGCGCCACCAGGTGTGGTCGCGGTTGTCGATCCACAAATAAGCATGGCCGGCGGGGACGTCCTTTTGCCCGACCAGCCGAACGCGCGCGTGCGCGCTGGTCGCGCCGATCGACTGATACCGCGAATTGGCAACGGGGATACCGTCCATGAAACGGTTCCAGTTGCCGAAAAGGTGGTGCAGGTTATGCCGCCAAATGTTCTGGGCGTCCCACCATGTGGGGTACACAAAGGCCGCCCCGCTGCGGGCCCAAATCCATTTGTGCAGCCAGACGCCCGTGACATCGTTCGTCAGGAGGGGGTGTTCGCCATACGAGGACGTGTAGAGCGAACATTCTCCCCAATGGCCGGGCTTGCCGAATTGCGCGTCGAGCCAGCTCTGCGCAAACGCCAGGTAATAATTCGCGCTGTCATACAGGATGTCGGGATGTTCATCTGGGTAGAGCCAGTTGCCGATCGTGTAGGCATGGAAATCGGTTGCGTGCACATCCGCGGCAAACGGGGCTTTCCAAGCGTTTTCCGCTAGTCCGAACCATGTCGAGGAGGACACCGGCTTGGGATTGGCCTGTCGATTCCACCAACGGGCCATGTGGCCGAGCAGGCGGAAGTGGTCGGTCGGACCGGGCGCTTCTTCGTTCACGAACTCGATGCCGGCGAGCGATCGAAACGCGCCGAATCGGGCCTGGAGATGGCGCCAGTGCCACTCATGGAGTTTGACCGTCGGCGCATTCGTGTCGGGTTCGTTGAAATGGCCTCCGCGCCGATCCCGCAAACCGGAGGGCGATAACACATTCAGCGACCACTCCTGCTTTTCGTTAATCAGTGTGCGGATATAGAGGCCTTTCTTCTGCGCCTCCTGATAGATCCGATCCATGCCGGCGCCGCGCCGGGGATTGTAGGAGAAATGCGCGTGGGTAAATCTCGGCAATCCATTGATCGCGGGGCCCAGCGCCCCGCCGGGCAGGACCTCATGCACGGCGCATTCGTCCACAAACGCGCGGCCGCCGGTTACGTTTTCGAGCACAATCAACAAATTTGGCGCGATGTAGGTCGACGCGGTGAAGATCCCGCTTGCGACGTGCCAGGGCGTATCGCCACGCACATATGGCACGGTGGCCGGCTCATCGGTCGTTTGCCCCGGTTCGGGCCACCCGTTATAGAGCTTGGCCGTCACGCCGTAGGACCCGGAGGTTCGCGGACCTGTGATATTCTCGGTGCGCCAGCGAACGCGAATTGCGTACACCTTGCCCGGTTCGAGGCTCGCCGACTGGCCGTTGAAGCCTTGGAATATCAGCGGGTTGAACGCCGGATCCAACCAATTGGTCGGATGGACATCCAGCTTGAATGACCCGAGCGCCTCGGCGTATGCGCTTTCGAGCGACAGCATGTACGGCGGCACCGTTCCTTCGTACGGGCGAGTGCGCGAACTCCATGGCTGCCACGAATTTCCGAAGAGGTGACCCGACGACCACCAGCGGAAATACGTGGCGTTCCCGACCCCGATCTCGGCGAAGACGCTTGTCGCATTTAGCGAAAAACGGTGCGCATCAAATCCGCCAAGGCCGAATCCATTGCCCAGAAAAGGCGTGCCGTCGGCAAATTCGTAGTATCGCCAGTCGTTCGTTGAAACGCGAATCGGGCCGCGATTCAGCGGATTGGTCGGCGCAACGACGTTGAAATACGCGGTAGGGGAATTGGCGGAGCCTTTTGCCTCCTGCGCCTCGACGCGAACCGACCAAAGTCCCTCGCGCATCGGCGCGAATCGCGCCTTCCACACGGGCTTGCCGGTCGGCACGGCCCATTCAACGCCGTCGCGCTCTTCGAACCGGTACGGTTGATAGAGAAACGCCGGCACGCGGAATTCGGTCGCACCGGCATCGGGTGAAAAAACTGCATCGACAGTGATGCCATCGGCGAACTCCACGCCGCGCGGCAGATTCGTTTCATAGGGAAGTTGAGGATGCGTGGCTGCGGAGTTCAGAACGTCAA contains:
- a CDS encoding PKD domain-containing protein; the encoded protein is MKKLAIWGLFAAIASEGFGTTNILTNGGFESGTFTNWSVSGTPSIITNDKQSGSFAARFLNGHWIEQTFPTVSGQNYKVTAWVRIAAESGYDWGGFSIGISDYQSWANLGQTPFLTVADYGTSWVKHAFAFTAIGNASRIGLGYFGGSGRLMTVHVDEVTVFVRPPSNTPPQVSFLLSPTNITSLPATQTFAVVGDDLDGALELVEWTFGDGAISLDLQGARRVGVPGAYTARVRVADDDGAVVETNISWTAFSPGWPSIAVTNILIAPTALVQGTASGSGLIIRVSTDREILLSANGTTNWSASVPLKPGWNRLLAQAHQSDGRVVTDERVVRYEPADPLSIGALQLHPNPVEKWDPIEVTFDVLNSAATHPQLPYETNLPRGVEFADGITVDAVFSPDAGATEFRVPAFLYQPYRFEERDGVEWAVPTGKPVWKARFAPMREGLWSVRVEAQEAKGSANSPTAYFNVVAPTNPLNRGPIRVSTNDWRYYEFADGTPFLGNGFGLGGFDAHRFSLNATSVFAEIGVGNATYFRWWSSGHLFGNSWQPWSSRTRPYEGTVPPYMLSLESAYAEALGSFKLDVHPTNWLDPAFNPLIFQGFNGQSASLEPGKVYAIRVRWRTENITGPRTSGSYGVTAKLYNGWPEPGQTTDEPATVPYVRGDTPWHVASGIFTASTYIAPNLLIVLENVTGGRAFVDECAVHEVLPGGALGPAINGLPRFTHAHFSYNPRRGAGMDRIYQEAQKKGLYIRTLINEKQEWSLNVLSPSGLRDRRGGHFNEPDTNAPTVKLHEWHWRHLQARFGAFRSLAGIEFVNEEAPGPTDHFRLLGHMARWWNRQANPKPVSSSTWFGLAENAWKAPFAADVHATDFHAYTIGNWLYPDEHPDILYDSANYYLAFAQSWLDAQFGKPGHWGECSLYTSSYGEHPLLTNDVTGVWLHKWIWARSGAAFVYPTWWDAQNIWRHNLHHLFGNWNRFMDGIPVANSRYQSIGATSAHARVRLVGQKDVPAGHAYLWIDNRDHTWWRVVNGQPVTAITANIQIPMSRPNAPYRAVWYRTTNGLPYRTNGVTADASGVVSLGVSNLNTDTAVQLFLEGESDWDGDGDGIPDQWEARYVKQLSVMGSSSDLDGDGMLDREEYLAGTDPRSAASWLRISGDATALRWPSHSNRLYFVDRATDLLVGAWFTIATNLSAQPPTNSWPLNDPQGFYRIRALKP